From the Leptospira ryugenii genome, the window CTGACTTACGTGCTGTTTTTAATCTTTTTAGATACAACTGTTATGAGTTTTATGCACATCTGGGCATCCCTTACGATCTACTTTTTGATGATCTCTGCTGCCCATTTTCTCAAAGGAACTTGGGAAAGGCAGTACGAGGATTCACTCGAAAATTTTCTATGGGAGAGTGTCTTGAAAGTAAAAAGATACGTAAATGAGAGAAGGATTTTCCTAAAAAAGAAAGGGTAGATTACTCAAGACTCATTTATAGATGGGAACTTTAAATATTTATTTCCTTATGTAGGCGTTATACTGACAAACACACTCCAACTGCTAATTTTTGTTTGATCCAAAGAAAAAAACTAGCCTAACATCACTTTGCTTTCTATTTTTGCCCCAATCGTAGGCCGCAATAAGGGAAAAAGATTATGTCGCAAAAAGTATCGGAACAAACCCAAGAAAAGCATGAAAATAAGAAATTATACCTATTGTCTCCGATCTTAGTCCTCCTGATTGGTCTCCAGTCCCTCCTTTCCCAGGCCACCATCCCCACACTTTCCCTTCCAGATTACGAGAGTTTGCAGATGGCCGATGTCTATGGGCAAGCTTACTTTTCCCAGTCGTTAGCTTCTTGGTCTGCCCAAGTGGAGCACTACAAGGGCATCTTGCGAGCCAATTGGGAAGCAGCGGCCGACAATGCAATCTTTACCTATGTGGACTCGATCACCATCTCGGATAGCTTTAACGATGTAGATGCCTACAAAGACTATGTGGCACGAGAGCTCAGCTCACAGAAGTTAGAGGCTATGGGAACATGGGAGGACCAGGCCAATTTAGATTTTTTAGAAAATTACAATGAGTTTGTTAGCCGCCTGCAAACAGGGAGACTCAATGAAAGTTACCTAAGCCGACTCATTTCCCAAAGTGAACTGAACTCACAAAATGCCCTCGCCCAAGACCAGAACGTACTCCTCAATTCCATCAACAATGCCAGGTCCCAGTGGGAGCAAATGATGTCAGAACAATACTACCAAGGCCAGTATGAGTTTATGACAGCCCAAAATGAGATCGAAGGTAAGTACCAAGACGTCCTATCCCAATTGGATGCGCAAGAGGCGATCTTCAATGACAATCTCCAGGAGATCAATAAATACAAAAAGGTTGTGGAAGGTGCCATCTCCTCCATGCTCACAGACTTTGAAGGCCAACTGGCAGAGGCCTGCACTCGGAGCCAAGACTGTGCCTACCGAACAGCCAACAATGGTGGTTTGAACAAATCAGGTGAAAAATTACAAAAATTCATAAACGACATCCGAGCAAAGTTGAATGCGCCTGTGACTACGAC encodes:
- a CDS encoding TIGR04388 family protein — protein: MSQKVSEQTQEKHENKKLYLLSPILVLLIGLQSLLSQATIPTLSLPDYESLQMADVYGQAYFSQSLASWSAQVEHYKGILRANWEAAADNAIFTYVDSITISDSFNDVDAYKDYVARELSSQKLEAMGTWEDQANLDFLENYNEFVSRLQTGRLNESYLSRLISQSELNSQNALAQDQNVLLNSINNARSQWEQMMSEQYYQGQYEFMTAQNEIEGKYQDVLSQLDAQEAIFNDNLQEINKYKKVVEGAISSMLTDFEGQLAEACTRSQDCAYRTANNGGLNKSGEKLQKFINDIRAKLNAPVTTTEFYLTDLSDALNTFLKGESSLADSNFIKHRNLTYTYQNTLDASSKTTSAYTFDIGSMIAEVNSGSFEFWRDKLGHVRWYSDNNYGTPQGGFSTELISYIFGRNETGIREFLNRTLRPQGREVEGNVYYNVYARDLGMANKTDPFTWTGIRHNDIDCD